In Sphingobacterium zeae, one genomic interval encodes:
- a CDS encoding nuclear transport factor 2 family protein has product MKTLVKTFVAAAMIAISTCSMASVKPEERNLITADLAIDEYVGAMTEGQVANLDKLFTADFNQKICGKQDLQHSRLEMIEFLKKQKGIKMNCKTTTQIVEELPDYAIAKVTMQFDDFAKTDFITLVKENGAWKISKSVNSYK; this is encoded by the coding sequence ATGAAAACTCTCGTAAAAACATTTGTAGCAGCAGCAATGATTGCAATCTCTACTTGCTCAATGGCTTCTGTTAAACCAGAAGAACGCAATTTAATTACCGCTGATTTGGCCATCGACGAGTACGTTGGTGCAATGACCGAAGGTCAGGTAGCTAATTTGGATAAGCTTTTTACAGCTGATTTTAACCAAAAAATTTGTGGCAAACAAGATTTGCAACATAGTCGTCTTGAGATGATTGAGTTTTTGAAAAAACAAAAAGGTATCAAGATGAACTGCAAAACAACAACCCAGATCGTTGAAGAATTACCTGATTATGCAATCGCGAAAGTTACTATGCAATTTGACGATTTCGCTAAAACGGATTTTATCACGCTTGTTAAAGAAAACGGAGCGTGGAAAATTTCAAAATCTGTAAATTCATACAAATAG
- a CDS encoding lipoate--protein ligase, with product MLIIDSPSDNPYFNIASEEYLLGKYPKEDIFLLYINAPSIIIGKFQNTLAEINLDYVNKNNIKVVRRMSGGGAVYHDAGNLNFSFHTLLGNYDFMDFSTFTQPVVSLLKKLDIPAKLEGRNDLLVDGKKFSGNAKLAKNGKMIQHGTILIDSQMQVLSDALKVNPLKFVDKAVKSNRARVTNLIGYLPSGFTTAHFKELLLEEMKLKNPEAKMSTFSPLDVENIEKLIKEKYETWDWNFGFSPNYNLKKAIKIPAGFIELHLDVHKGYIEGAKIFGDFFASKSIHEIESLLVGKKHELEEIDLFLQSVDLTAYFGQVDAAEILTLFK from the coding sequence ATGCTGATTATAGATTCTCCTTCCGACAATCCTTATTTTAACATCGCTTCCGAGGAATATTTATTGGGTAAATACCCCAAAGAGGATATCTTCTTGCTCTATATAAATGCGCCCTCAATTATAATCGGTAAATTCCAAAATACCCTAGCGGAAATAAATCTTGATTACGTCAATAAGAATAATATCAAAGTTGTCAGGCGGATGTCGGGAGGAGGTGCTGTTTATCATGATGCTGGAAATCTTAATTTTTCCTTTCATACTTTATTGGGAAATTATGATTTTATGGATTTTTCAACCTTTACCCAGCCAGTCGTTTCACTATTGAAGAAATTGGATATACCCGCAAAATTAGAAGGAAGAAATGACCTGTTGGTCGACGGGAAAAAATTTAGCGGAAATGCTAAACTGGCCAAAAATGGCAAAATGATTCAACATGGGACGATATTGATCGATTCACAGATGCAAGTGCTAAGTGATGCTTTGAAAGTCAATCCGTTGAAGTTTGTAGATAAAGCTGTAAAATCTAATCGCGCACGCGTAACGAATTTAATTGGATATTTGCCCAGTGGCTTCACAACCGCTCATTTTAAAGAATTGCTCCTTGAGGAAATGAAACTGAAGAACCCCGAAGCTAAAATGAGCACGTTTTCTCCTCTGGATGTTGAAAATATTGAAAAGCTGATCAAAGAAAAGTACGAAACCTGGGATTGGAATTTTGGTTTTTCTCCAAATTACAATTTAAAAAAAGCAATTAAGATTCCTGCGGGATTTATCGAATTACACTTGGATGTACACAAAGGATATATTGAAGGCGCTAAAATTTTTGGAGATTTTTTTGCTTCCAAATCGATCCATGAAATCGAAAGTTTATTGGTTGGAAAAAAGCATGAATTGGAGGAGATTGATCTATTTTTACAATCCGTCGATCTAACGGCTTATTTTGGTCAGGTCGATGCTGCTGAAATTCTTACTTTGTTTAAATAG
- a CDS encoding lipid II:glycine glycyltransferase FemX, whose translation MIADINDKEISGLYKTGIIQQTAYWSAVKKMQGIQSKAFNFKSKQSDLYVGVDDDTYFIGDLLIIIQAIDQEHSIAYVPYGPEIEPSDENQGYFLEQLSESLRTHLPPNCIMIRYDLSWESHWAKEEDCYDLHGNWLGVPEKRIQEMRFNFNTENWNFHKANTDILPSNTIFMDLKKEEDMLLGNMKSKTRYNINLAERKGVRVRSLGMESLEIWYELYRQTAHRNNFFLHDINYFKIVLSARANDTLSPADVYLLVAEVDNQPLAAMFLVIAANRGTYLYGASASWNRNYMATYALQWRAMQLAKEKGCTEYDFFGVSPQADLSHPMYGLYRFKTGFGGEIYHRMGCWDYPLDNRKYQYYTSMEFKNQSYHLS comes from the coding sequence ATGATAGCAGATATTAATGACAAAGAAATCAGTGGGCTTTATAAAACAGGTATTATTCAACAGACTGCTTATTGGTCTGCAGTAAAAAAAATGCAGGGCATACAGTCCAAGGCATTTAACTTTAAGTCGAAACAATCTGATCTCTATGTTGGGGTTGACGACGATACGTACTTTATTGGCGATTTATTGATTATTATACAGGCCATAGATCAAGAGCATAGCATCGCCTATGTACCCTATGGGCCTGAGATTGAACCATCGGACGAAAATCAAGGTTATTTTTTGGAACAGTTATCGGAGAGTTTGCGTACCCATCTGCCGCCAAATTGCATTATGATACGCTACGATCTATCTTGGGAGTCTCATTGGGCTAAAGAGGAGGATTGTTATGACCTTCATGGAAACTGGTTGGGTGTCCCCGAAAAACGTATTCAGGAGATGCGTTTCAACTTTAATACAGAAAACTGGAATTTTCATAAAGCAAATACGGATATACTTCCTTCCAATACTATTTTTATGGACCTTAAAAAGGAAGAGGATATGTTGCTTGGAAATATGAAATCCAAGACGAGATATAATATTAATCTGGCAGAAAGGAAAGGGGTGCGCGTGCGTTCTCTAGGAATGGAAAGTCTAGAAATTTGGTACGAACTTTATAGACAGACGGCACATCGAAATAACTTTTTTTTACATGATATCAATTATTTTAAGATTGTTCTCTCTGCAAGGGCAAATGATACGTTATCGCCCGCTGATGTGTATCTTTTAGTGGCAGAAGTGGATAATCAGCCCTTGGCAGCTATGTTTTTGGTGATTGCCGCAAATCGCGGCACTTACCTTTATGGAGCCTCTGCGTCCTGGAATCGTAATTATATGGCAACATACGCTCTGCAATGGCGTGCAATGCAGCTTGCGAAAGAAAAAGGATGTACAGAATATGATTTCTTTGGCGTCTCTCCACAGGCAGATCTTTCACATCCTATGTATGGGCTTTATCGGTTCAAAACAGGCTTTGGTGGTGAAATCTATCACCGCATGGGCTGTTGGGATTATCCGCTGGACAATAGAAAATATCAATACTATACTTCAATGGAGTTCAAAAACCAAAGTTATCACTTGAGTTAG
- a CDS encoding acyl-CoA dehydrogenase family protein: MLKVSEHNNITQDFDLFIADFKTKLSSLFHKEYDYNSLSLTRGLPPDFLAEIMKMQPLSVAIPENHGGRGLHVKECLGVLAAASYESLSLSLIFGINIALFLEPFSKYGNTLLQEKVFQQFLENQAMGGLMITEQAYGSDALNMRTSYEQKDDKYFIKGEKHWQGLTGAADFWLVTARKKNENGELVRDIDFFVTENASEEQKIVVTKKYNSLGLYAIPYGVNNIDINVPTDHKLNPESTGIKLMLDTLHRSRLQFPGMGMGFIKRMLDEAMGHCSERRVAGISLNELDSVKFQLSRIQAAFTLCSAMCSYSVSISSINNDLSAHGVDANSVKAFVTDLMHEAAQICVQLSGANGYRLDHVAGRGLVDSRPFQIFEGSNEMLYSQVAEAIGKLMRKTKESNLLSFLKKYSGTEFAAPFFSSILNFDFPLQPKQRELVTLGKIIARVICFQYVLQINNAGFNDKMTEITRQHVSMDIYMLVGQLSNNNNAEPLMNYDENTDWMKFTS, from the coding sequence ATGCTTAAGGTTTCAGAACACAACAATATAACCCAAGATTTCGATTTGTTTATTGCGGATTTTAAAACTAAGCTATCAAGCTTATTCCATAAAGAATATGATTACAACTCGCTCAGTCTAACACGCGGGCTACCGCCTGATTTTTTAGCTGAGATCATGAAAATGCAACCCTTATCGGTTGCTATCCCCGAAAACCACGGTGGCCGAGGCCTTCATGTCAAAGAATGCTTGGGGGTACTTGCAGCCGCTTCTTATGAGTCACTATCTCTCTCGCTGATCTTCGGAATTAATATTGCTTTATTTTTGGAGCCTTTTTCTAAATATGGCAATACATTACTTCAGGAGAAGGTATTCCAGCAATTTCTGGAAAATCAAGCCATGGGAGGACTGATGATTACCGAACAAGCTTACGGCAGTGACGCACTCAATATGCGAACATCTTACGAACAAAAGGATGATAAGTATTTTATAAAGGGGGAAAAACATTGGCAGGGTCTTACTGGCGCGGCAGATTTCTGGCTCGTAACAGCACGTAAGAAAAATGAAAATGGAGAATTAGTGCGGGATATAGACTTTTTTGTAACCGAGAATGCTTCCGAAGAACAAAAGATAGTGGTCACGAAAAAATACAATAGTCTTGGCCTATATGCAATCCCTTACGGTGTTAATAATATTGATATCAATGTTCCTACGGATCACAAACTAAACCCAGAAAGCACAGGTATTAAGTTGATGTTGGATACCCTGCACCGCAGCAGACTTCAATTCCCTGGAATGGGTATGGGCTTTATCAAACGCATGTTGGACGAAGCAATGGGACATTGTTCAGAACGCCGTGTAGCAGGTATTAGTTTAAATGAATTAGACTCCGTTAAGTTTCAGTTGTCGCGCATACAGGCTGCATTTACATTGTGTTCTGCAATGTGTTCGTACAGCGTCTCGATTAGTTCCATCAATAATGACCTTTCCGCTCATGGTGTAGATGCCAATAGTGTGAAAGCGTTTGTGACAGACTTAATGCACGAAGCCGCGCAAATATGTGTGCAATTATCAGGTGCAAATGGCTACAGATTGGATCATGTTGCAGGCCGTGGCCTCGTTGACAGTAGACCTTTCCAAATCTTTGAAGGGTCAAATGAGATGCTTTATTCGCAAGTGGCTGAAGCGATCGGCAAACTTATGCGTAAAACCAAAGAAAGCAACTTATTGTCTTTCTTAAAAAAATATAGCGGAACTGAATTCGCTGCACCATTTTTCTCATCAATCTTAAATTTTGATTTTCCGCTGCAGCCTAAGCAGCGTGAACTGGTTACCCTTGGAAAGATAATCGCCCGCGTCATTTGTTTTCAATATGTTCTACAAATTAACAATGCAGGTTTTAATGATAAGATGACAGAAATAACACGTCAGCATGTTAGCATGGACATTTATATGTTGGTAGGCCAATTATCAAATAATAATAATGCCGAACCACTGATGAACTATGACGAGAACACGGATTGGATGAAGTTCACTTCTTAA
- a CDS encoding AAA domain-containing protein, whose amino-acid sequence MNYFDKLITLLREEQQFDRLQHETLLLKSGLNERRMQGVTWFPIQLIDTELGRGDYLSVSLNRTNHYDVDHKFRFGMPVSLFSNHDPERDRIDGIISSVNRDGMRISFRVDELPEWSRRGKLGVDLLFDEYSYREMFNALEKGKELSKDTKQGGFVRKLIGEESIPMESNEEFFVHPNLNVSQNNAVQQILEANTVALLHGPPGTGKTTTLIKAVKALLKQESKQLLVVAPSNTAVDLLTERLDAVGVAVTRIGNPVKVSEHLQELTLDAKIDRHPANKDIKILQKQVRAYTEMAQKYKRSFGKAEREQRKALFDEAHRIRKEVDQIQDFISADVLDKSQVITATLVGSNHEVIRNRGYETVIIDEAAQALEPACWIPILKAHRLVLAGDHNQLSPTVKSSKIAGHGLSHTLFEKLVDHNPQLVSLLDIQYRMNEQIMQYPSVALYDGLLKADSAVAHWTIAGDSEPVLFIDTAGAGFEETEIDGAIFNSGEAHFLTSHLNGHIGAWTASLSIEESLTIGVIAPYRRQVLLLQEIFEGEGGLKPFADLIKIQTIDSFQGQEKDIIYISLTRSNAEQQIGFLSDVRRMNVAMTRAKKKLVVIGDSATIGSNSFYREFIAYTEAIGHYHSVWEWDISAI is encoded by the coding sequence ATGAATTATTTCGACAAACTTATCACTTTATTACGTGAAGAACAACAATTTGATAGATTACAGCATGAGACTTTGTTATTGAAAAGTGGCTTGAATGAACGCCGGATGCAAGGGGTTACTTGGTTTCCGATTCAGCTAATAGATACTGAGCTGGGAAGAGGGGATTACTTGTCTGTTAGTTTAAACAGAACCAATCATTATGATGTCGATCACAAGTTCCGCTTCGGTATGCCAGTTTCCCTATTCTCGAATCACGATCCCGAAAGGGACCGAATAGATGGGATCATATCCTCCGTAAATAGGGACGGGATGCGAATCTCATTCCGTGTGGATGAACTGCCTGAATGGAGCAGGAGAGGGAAGCTTGGTGTTGATTTATTATTTGATGAGTATTCTTATCGGGAGATGTTCAATGCGCTTGAAAAAGGCAAGGAATTGAGTAAAGATACAAAGCAGGGTGGTTTCGTGAGGAAGTTAATAGGAGAAGAATCAATTCCAATGGAATCCAACGAAGAGTTCTTCGTCCACCCCAACTTGAATGTCAGTCAGAATAATGCTGTTCAGCAGATCTTGGAAGCCAATACAGTGGCACTTTTGCATGGCCCACCGGGGACTGGAAAGACAACAACATTGATAAAGGCCGTGAAGGCGTTGTTAAAACAGGAAAGCAAGCAGCTGTTGGTTGTTGCACCTAGCAACACGGCAGTTGATCTGTTGACCGAACGGTTAGATGCGGTTGGAGTGGCGGTAACAAGAATAGGTAACCCTGTAAAAGTTTCCGAGCATCTCCAAGAACTGACACTCGATGCAAAAATTGATCGACATCCTGCAAATAAGGATATTAAAATACTTCAAAAGCAAGTGCGTGCCTATACCGAGATGGCTCAAAAATATAAACGTAGTTTTGGAAAGGCGGAGCGGGAGCAGAGAAAGGCATTGTTTGATGAAGCTCACCGGATCCGGAAGGAGGTCGATCAGATTCAAGATTTTATCAGCGCAGATGTTTTGGACAAATCGCAGGTAATTACTGCAACTTTGGTTGGATCAAATCATGAGGTTATTCGAAATCGTGGCTATGAAACAGTCATTATAGATGAGGCAGCACAAGCACTGGAACCTGCTTGCTGGATCCCGATATTAAAAGCACATCGACTTGTTTTAGCTGGCGATCACAATCAATTGTCGCCCACAGTAAAATCCAGTAAAATAGCTGGTCATGGCCTGAGCCATACATTGTTCGAAAAATTGGTAGACCATAATCCGCAATTAGTTTCTTTGTTGGATATACAGTATCGAATGAACGAACAAATTATGCAATATCCTTCCGTAGCGTTGTATGATGGTTTATTGAAGGCGGATAGTGCAGTCGCACATTGGACGATAGCAGGAGATTCTGAGCCCGTGTTATTTATTGATACAGCGGGAGCGGGATTTGAAGAAACGGAAATCGATGGAGCAATCTTCAATTCCGGGGAAGCCCATTTTCTGACATCTCATCTGAACGGACATATTGGGGCTTGGACAGCTTCCTTGAGCATCGAGGAGAGCCTGACCATTGGCGTGATCGCACCTTATCGGAGACAGGTCTTGTTATTACAGGAAATATTTGAGGGGGAGGGGGGACTGAAACCTTTTGCTGATTTGATTAAAATACAGACCATCGATAGTTTTCAAGGCCAGGAGAAAGATATTATCTATATCAGTTTGACACGAAGCAATGCCGAACAGCAGATTGGCTTTTTGTCTGATGTTCGCCGGATGAATGTGGCAATGACTAGAGCTAAGAAAAAACTCGTTGTAATAGGTGATAGTGCCACAATCGGTTCAAATTCTTTCTATCGTGAATTTATCGCCTATACCGAAGCAATTGGACATTACCATAGTGTATGGGAATGGGATATTTCTGCGATATAA
- the ybaK gene encoding Cys-tRNA(Pro) deacylase codes for MSSKTNAVRLLDTAGISYELREYEVDEQDVSAEHVAETLGLSLETLYKTLVLKGNKDPYIVAVIPGNAHLDLKKIAKASGNKNCEMLPMKDLLSVTGYIRGGCSPIAMKKQFPTFIEEAAQLENHISVSAGKRGLQMVLNPLDLARIVHAHWADLISL; via the coding sequence ATGTCCAGTAAAACAAATGCCGTTCGCCTGTTGGACACCGCTGGAATAAGTTATGAACTACGAGAATACGAAGTTGATGAGCAGGACGTCAGTGCCGAGCATGTTGCCGAAACCTTAGGTTTATCACTTGAAACATTATACAAGACTTTGGTTCTAAAAGGAAACAAAGACCCTTATATTGTGGCTGTCATCCCTGGCAACGCGCATCTTGATTTAAAAAAAATAGCAAAAGCTTCAGGCAATAAAAATTGTGAGATGCTTCCCATGAAAGATCTCTTATCGGTCACGGGCTATATTCGCGGAGGCTGCTCTCCCATTGCAATGAAAAAGCAATTTCCAACATTCATTGAAGAAGCCGCTCAACTAGAAAACCATATTTCAGTCAGCGCAGGAAAAAGAGGTCTTCAGATGGTATTAAATCCGCTGGATCTCGCTCGTATTGTTCATGCCCACTGGGCGGATCTGATTAGTTTATAA
- a CDS encoding methyltransferase domain-containing protein, producing MPWNPDNYNQFKDIRFKPFYDLAELIVGDTVLHAVDLGCGTGEQTAILSKKFAEANFLGIDSSAEMLSESHRLETESLKFRQSSVEKFLAEPRTWDLIFSNAALQWLEDHQVLFPQLISKLNAGGQLAVQMPYQPENILNKILFELGNEESFRKYLNDWNRSSAVLDIDAYAQLLFENGLDQLDLSLRVYPLIATDADTLYNFIAGSALIPYIERLADDKKVLFIDEFKTRINKHFSKFPAIYSFKRILLYGRKK from the coding sequence ATGCCTTGGAATCCGGACAACTATAATCAATTTAAAGATATTCGTTTTAAACCATTTTATGATTTGGCCGAACTTATCGTTGGAGATACCGTACTGCATGCTGTAGATTTGGGCTGCGGTACCGGCGAACAAACAGCAATTCTAAGTAAAAAATTCGCTGAAGCAAATTTTCTTGGGATAGATTCTTCAGCAGAAATGCTTTCTGAAAGCCATCGGCTTGAAACTGAAAGTTTAAAATTTAGACAAAGTTCAGTCGAAAAATTCCTTGCTGAGCCAAGGACCTGGGATCTAATTTTTAGCAATGCCGCCTTACAATGGCTGGAAGATCATCAGGTTCTTTTCCCTCAACTAATTTCCAAGTTAAATGCCGGTGGGCAATTAGCGGTACAGATGCCTTATCAGCCAGAAAATATCTTAAATAAGATTTTATTTGAACTGGGGAACGAGGAATCTTTTCGTAAATATCTAAATGATTGGAATAGGTCATCGGCAGTATTGGATATTGATGCTTATGCACAGCTGCTGTTTGAAAATGGCTTGGATCAATTGGATCTTTCGCTCCGTGTGTATCCTTTGATTGCTACTGATGCCGATACGCTTTACAACTTCATTGCAGGCTCAGCTTTGATTCCCTATATCGAACGATTAGCAGATGATAAGAAGGTACTGTTTATTGATGAGTTCAAAACTCGAATCAATAAACATTTTTCAAAATTTCCGGCTATTTACTCTTTCAAACGCATACTATTATACGGGCGTAAAAAGTAA
- a CDS encoding cupin domain-containing protein, translating to MSEIFLHDSEQQWTDLGEGVMRKILVFNEELMLMKVRFEKGAIGALHQHPHTQISYVSAGKFSYHIDGVDSILTAGDSCIIYSNLIHGCQCLEEGELIDSFSPYREDFVQST from the coding sequence ATGAGCGAAATATTCCTACACGACAGCGAACAGCAATGGACAGACTTGGGCGAAGGCGTCATGCGCAAGATACTCGTTTTTAATGAGGAGCTCATGCTCATGAAAGTTCGATTTGAAAAAGGGGCCATCGGGGCACTTCATCAACATCCACATACGCAAATTTCTTATGTCAGTGCTGGAAAATTCAGCTATCATATTGATGGTGTTGATAGCATCTTGACGGCAGGAGATTCGTGTATCATTTATTCAAATCTGATTCATGGATGTCAATGTCTGGAGGAAGGAGAACTGATCGATTCGTTCAGTCCCTATCGTGAAGATTTTGTGCAATCGACATAA
- the bla gene encoding BlaB/IND/MUS family subclass B1 metallo-beta-lactamase: MISLLSARIRGLLVSFCLSTGLLCVSPAVHAQEKPLLIEKINPKLYLYTTFNTFDGTKYAANAVYLITKKGVILFDTPWDSTQYQPLLDSIKQKHNLPVIAVYATHWHEDRAGGFAYYNHIGIPTYATKMTNDLLKANHKAQAAHLVDLNKTYKIGGQSFVLNFFSPGHSMDNVVIWFPEYKILDGGCFIKSSEAQDLGFTADGDVKSWKPSLARLLTKYPQINMVIPGHDAWKDNGQIKRTEALLTEKK; the protein is encoded by the coding sequence ATGATTTCACTTCTTTCAGCTCGTATCCGTGGCCTCCTTGTTAGTTTTTGCTTGAGCACTGGTCTTCTATGTGTTTCTCCAGCAGTACATGCGCAGGAGAAACCTCTTTTAATAGAGAAAATTAATCCGAAACTATATCTTTACACAACCTTTAATACCTTTGACGGCACCAAATATGCAGCTAATGCCGTGTACCTAATCACGAAAAAAGGTGTTATCCTTTTTGACACCCCATGGGATTCTACCCAATACCAGCCCTTATTGGATAGTATCAAACAGAAACATAATTTACCCGTCATTGCTGTTTATGCAACACATTGGCACGAAGACCGTGCAGGTGGTTTTGCCTATTACAATCACATTGGGATTCCCACCTACGCAACAAAAATGACTAATGATCTACTAAAGGCAAATCACAAAGCACAAGCCGCCCATCTTGTTGACCTCAATAAAACCTACAAAATCGGTGGTCAATCTTTTGTTCTGAACTTTTTTAGTCCTGGACATTCCATGGACAACGTTGTCATCTGGTTTCCCGAATATAAGATCCTTGACGGCGGCTGTTTTATAAAAAGCTCGGAAGCGCAAGATCTAGGGTTTACGGCTGACGGAGACGTAAAATCCTGGAAACCGTCCTTGGCGAGGTTGCTGACAAAATATCCCCAAATTAACATGGTGATACCTGGACACGATGCTTGGAAAGATAATGGTCAGATAAAACGAACAGAGGCGCTTCTAACAGAAAAAAAATAA
- a CDS encoding DNA polymerase/3'-5' exonuclease PolX, protein MDNKAISKIFKLCSQLMELHNENPFRTKSIASASFKLDKLPFRIVEASLEELSAQPGIGKSTAEKAKEVAATGTFKELQTLMENTPSGIVEMLNLKGLGPKKIEIIWKELEIESIGELLYACNENRLVEAKGFGLKTQEDIKKSIEFSISNKGWFLYAKVLSWAERFLTDLKSHFPASLLSFTGDFRRKCEILSTVDLLISEHIDSVEKFLGAYTLVEKTENSIELTDDLGFTFKVFSSNINDFYRDLILSTGSNAHLDLLFNILPDLPSLSSEEAIYRNLGLDYIEPELREGLNEIEQARNHSLPKLIQYRDLRGTLHNHSTYSDGVHSLEQMALHCKDVLGLEYLGICDHSKTAVYANGLSIERLEEQWKEITALNEKLAPFKIFRGIESDILGDGSLDYPDEILAKFDFVVASVHSNLKMDEEKATARLIKAIENPYTTILGHPTGRLLLSRAGYPLDFKKIINACAANGVVIEINANPLRLDLDWRWHRYAVEKGVLLSVNPDAHRTEGLQDMQYGVLVAQKGGLKANNCLNTYSLDDITVYFNKKKQR, encoded by the coding sequence ATGGACAATAAAGCGATTTCCAAAATTTTCAAATTATGCAGTCAATTGATGGAATTGCACAATGAAAATCCTTTTCGAACAAAATCCATAGCGAGTGCCTCGTTTAAGTTGGACAAGCTGCCTTTTCGTATTGTTGAGGCGAGTCTCGAAGAATTGAGTGCGCAGCCCGGCATAGGAAAAAGCACCGCTGAAAAAGCAAAGGAAGTGGCTGCCACCGGAACTTTTAAAGAGCTTCAGACCCTTATGGAAAATACGCCATCCGGTATTGTTGAAATGTTAAACCTTAAGGGACTAGGTCCCAAAAAGATCGAGATTATTTGGAAGGAACTGGAGATCGAAAGTATAGGCGAGCTGCTTTATGCCTGTAACGAAAACCGTCTTGTTGAAGCGAAAGGATTTGGACTTAAAACCCAAGAAGACATCAAAAAATCCATTGAGTTTTCGATCTCCAACAAAGGATGGTTTTTATACGCAAAAGTACTTTCGTGGGCAGAACGCTTTTTAACTGATCTTAAATCGCATTTTCCGGCTTCCCTATTGTCTTTCACAGGTGATTTTAGAAGAAAATGCGAAATTTTGAGTACTGTAGATCTGTTGATTTCTGAGCATATCGATAGCGTAGAGAAATTTTTAGGGGCATATACCTTAGTGGAAAAAACAGAAAACTCCATAGAATTAACCGATGATCTGGGATTTACTTTCAAAGTCTTCAGTAGCAATATCAATGATTTTTATCGTGACCTGATTCTTAGCACCGGATCTAACGCACACCTGGATCTCCTATTTAATATACTTCCAGACCTCCCTTCACTTTCCAGTGAAGAAGCAATTTACCGCAACTTGGGTTTGGATTATATCGAACCCGAACTCCGTGAAGGATTGAATGAAATAGAACAGGCCCGAAATCACAGCCTACCAAAACTAATCCAATACAGGGATCTCAGAGGCACACTTCATAATCACTCTACGTATAGCGACGGTGTACATAGTCTCGAGCAGATGGCCCTACATTGTAAAGATGTTTTAGGACTCGAATATTTGGGAATCTGTGATCACTCGAAAACGGCAGTTTACGCTAACGGATTATCCATCGAAAGATTAGAAGAACAATGGAAGGAGATTACTGCATTAAATGAAAAATTGGCGCCATTCAAGATCTTCCGCGGGATTGAATCCGATATTCTAGGTGATGGCTCATTAGACTACCCTGATGAGATACTGGCAAAATTCGATTTTGTTGTTGCTTCCGTTCACTCCAATCTAAAAATGGATGAAGAAAAAGCAACCGCCAGGCTAATTAAAGCGATCGAAAATCCATACACAACAATATTAGGACATCCTACTGGAAGGCTATTGTTAAGTAGAGCGGGCTATCCATTGGATTTTAAAAAAATCATCAATGCCTGTGCTGCAAATGGAGTTGTGATTGAGATAAATGCCAATCCTTTACGCCTGGATCTTGACTGGAGATGGCACCGTTATGCCGTAGAAAAAGGAGTACTGCTATCCGTGAATCCGGATGCCCATCGTACGGAGGGGCTACAAGACATGCAGTATGGTGTGTTAGTCGCTCAAAAAGGTGGTCTTAAAGCAAATAACTGCCTGAACACATATTCTTTAGATGACATCACGGTGTATTTCAACAAGAAAAAACAGCGCTAG